Part of the Pyricularia oryzae 70-15 chromosome 3, whole genome shotgun sequence genome, GTTTTCCTTGATCTACATTTAAGCCCATGCCCGTCGATGTGCTTCCTACTTTCACCCTTGTACTCGACATATGGGTTGTCCTTTTGCCATCTTCCCTCGTTGTGTCCGGTATTCTGCACAGCCAGCCACAGTCAGCTGCCTATGGCCAGATTGATCTCAGCGATGGCATGCTCATGCGTTTGTCTTGTGGCCAGGGCGCGTAGCCGAGGCTGATCTGATTCAGAGAAATGCTGCAATGGCTGACCGAATTTCGACTGTCTGCGCCTCGGACAACACCAGCATCCTTCTCTCTGGTCTTGGAATAGCTGGCCTCTATGCTTTCCAGACAAGGAACAGTGGACCAGTACAAACCACCAACGCCAGACACGTCGGTAGGCGAGAAGTGGTCAATCATTCTGACCTCGGCTGTTGTTTCGTCAATTTGAGACTTATTATCCCAAGAGAAACTGTTGGAGAACATAACGCCCGGGATGAAAGGTGGGGAGAGTGGACTCAGCGCCGAAGGGCCGAGAAGCGAAGACTGGGGCAAGATTGTCTGAATCGGTGGAAGAACTTGTGTGGCCGGTTCTTGGTGACGCATCTGCCATTGATGGTCCGAAGCTGATGCCGGGAAGAACATCAAGCTTGTCTGCGGAGCAAAATGGCCTTGTACATGCTCTTGCCCCTGATTTTTTATTCCAAAGTCATTGAGGCGCAGTAGTGCAAGATGCTCCTGTTTTTCTGCTTCGAGAATTCTACCCTTCAGCAGGCTGGCCTCCTTTCTTAGCTTTCTGCGCTCATTGCCATTTGTGCTACCATCAACTATAGTGGTATTAGAGCAAGGGGAGGCCTCCATATCACCGAGTTCGACGGCCACCCTAGCAAGTCGTTCCTCGATGCGGCGAAAGTTGTCTCTGAGCCGCCTGACTCGCTGACTTTGGCGCTGCATGCTGTCAATCAGATAGACGCGCTCAGTGTCCATAATTTGTGGTGCAGAACCAGCCAAGTCCGAGAAAGGTCCCTGATGGTTGTTATTGAACCCCATGTAGGGCATGCAGCTCGCAATGATGCCGGCGTGACCGAAACATGGGTTTGGTGTAGTGTTGACCTGACGGGACCACGAAGTCTTGTGGTCTCCTAAGGAGGCTGGCATCTTGAATTTGGGCTAGTCTGCTGCAAGTATAGATAAATAGGCTTTGTAAATATGAGTAGAGCAGATATATATGTCAAATGGTATATGATTGAATACGAGCTGGGAGGACTAGGCTGTATAGTAATGTTCAGGCAGTGACGGATACTACAGCTATTAATGTTACAAAAGGCGATCGAATTCGTATTTTGGGCTGTTGCGCAGACAGTTTAGTAAGGAGTCCAAACAAAGGCATGACGAAGTCAATATTTCAAGACAAATTTCTGGTCCTAACCACGCGCCTGCGCAAACTCGGCACCGAACTGCCCAGGACGGCAAGAGTTTCTTTCAGCATACCGGAATGGGAAAAGTGCAAAATGTCAACAAAAAGGACAATTTTACTAACACTCGCAACACAATGCCGGACCTGACcaaccacaaaaaaaagcgacaAAGGAAAGATGAGCGTGATGCAGGGAGGCTGCTTTCGGTGCATGATGGAAAAAGGGATGAATGTACATAGTACTGTAAATCTGGTAGGTTACAGTCAGGGGGGAAAGAGAGTAAGTGGGGGCGGGCCCCTTGCCGATGCATGAGAATAATCGACAAAAATATAACTGGAATCCTGTGTGCCCTCACCAGGGATCGAacctaggacctcatcattACTAGTGATGCGCTCTACCACTGAGCCATAAGGGCTTGATTTCCTGATATAGTAGTCCCGGATCATGGTAGACCTATACCCCAAGCTCCACACAGACTATCTCTGAATTGACAATGACGCCACATCGCGTGCAGTATACAGTGTGAGGTTTTCCAGAGTATCTCTCTCTCAGTCTCACTAATCACTCCATGAACCCCGACCTCGACCAGAGTTAAACAAGGCATTTGAAATTCGTTCTCACTAGATCTAAAACTAattctagtctagacctTAGCTCGAAGAAAATCTCTTTTGTTACCCCATCCCTTTCAATGAGATGGCATGGTCGCCGAATCGAGCCCTCTCAAACCTGCTGAAGCGGCCTTCCCCATGCGTGACGAGGACAAAGCAGCCCGGATCGTTGGCCAACAGGCGAGCTCCCCTGCACCTGGCACCACCGTTCCTCCTTGATGGCCCTTATACTCCACGCTATCTGCAGCTCTCCTCGGTCGATGCGGCCCTCAAACGGTCGAGAGCATATGCCCACCTGCGAGAGTGCAATCTGTGCCCCCGGCTCTGCGGCGTGAACCGCTACGAGACACTGGGCATGTGCATGATCGGGGAGAAGGTCAAGGTCAATGTAGTAGCCCCCCATTTCGGTGAAGGTAAGTTGGTGTTTCAGCTTGAAAGCGGGATTGGGTCGATTCAGGTGGACGAGTTTGCCTAGTTGCTGGGTCAAGTAGACATGTATAGGTATGCTAATCTGCTTCGCAGAGGCGTGTATACAGGGCCATAATGGTAGTGGCTCCGTCTTTTTTAGGTAGGTTTCTGGACTTATGACAAGCCGTTGCTTAAACAGGAAATTGTAATTTGTGTCTCATGCCTTCAgagccaagaaaagaaaaaccagcCTGAACAATATCTACCTTAAACAAATTATCTTGATGACCCTCCGTCGTTGCCATAGAAAAAGGAGCATAATTATAATTACCGATATGCTGACAACACCGCTCAAACTGCAGCATGTGCAACCTCCGCTGTACATTCTGCCAAAACCACGAGATCAGCCACGTTCGCAACGGCGAAGATCTCACCCCCGAGGATCTGGCCGAGTGGTACATCAAGCTCCAAAACCTCGGTGGCGTCCACAACATCAACCTGGTGACGCCAGAGCACGTAGTCCCGCAGGTGGTGCTGTCGatcctggccgccgccgagatgGGGCTCCGGATCCCGATCGTGTACAACACCTCGGCCTACGACAGCCTCGAGTCGCTCAAGCTCCTCGACGGGCTGGTCGACATCTACCTGCCAGACTTTAAGCTGTGGAGCTCGGCAGAGAGCAAGAGGCTCTTGAAGGCTGAGGATTATCCTGATGCGGCAAAGGAGAGCATCAAGGAGATGCACAGACAGGTGGGCGATTTGTGCTTTTCGCCTGACGGGATTGCCCGGAGGGGGTTGTTGGTTAGGCATCTCATCATGCCGGGCCTGACGGGCGAGTCTGAGGAGATTGTGAGGTGGCTGTCGACCGAAGTGTCCAAGGATGCCTTTGTGAACCTAATGGATCGTAAGTCGACGGTCTGTAACCGTGCGCAAGATTCTGAGAGCCATATTGACAGGGGAAGTTTGTTTCCTTTAGAATATCGCCCAGCAGCCAACGTAGGAAAAGCTAAGAAGGCAAGGCTCTCCAAAGATAGCCACGCCTCCAAGGACAAGGAGCTATCATCTacccaaagaaaagaaggggTGCGCTATGCGGATATTAACCGTGCCATCACCAATGATGAGCTCTCCACGGTTCGC contains:
- a CDS encoding pyruvate formate lyase activating enzyme, whose product is MAWSPNRALSNLLKRPSPCVTRTKQPGSLANRRAPLHLAPPFLLDGPYTPRYLQLSSVDAALKRSRAYAHLRECNLCPRLCGVNRYETLGMCMIGEKVKVNVVAPHFGEEACIQGHNGSGSVFFSMCNLRCTFCQNHEISHVRNGEDLTPEDLAEWYIKLQNLGGVHNINLVTPEHVVPQVVLSILAAAEMGLRIPIVYNTSAYDSLESLKLLDGLVDIYLPDFKLWSSAESKRLLKAEDYPDAAKESIKEMHRQVGDLCFSPDGIARRGLLVRHLIMPGLTGESEEIVRWLSTEVSKDAFVNLMDQYRPAANVGKAKKARLSKDSHASKDKELSSTQRKEGVRYADINRAITNDELSTVRKTAEDAGLWRFCDPPKHGGFHI